From the Prochlorococcus marinus str. AS9601 genome, the window GTTTTATGAAATTTGGGATAACCTCAATTTTATTTTTGAATAATTTAGGATATTCATCAACATATGCATCTAACTGAACAGTTATTTTATTCGCAAAGATTAAACTTAAAAAACCTAAATTGAATTTGGATAATTTTATATATTTATAATTATTTAAACTATTTCTTTCTGAAACTATATTCTTGATAGGAAGAAATAAAGAGGCTAATAATGATCTTGGGAATAAACCATGATGAAAGGTTATTAAATGCGTTACTTTTCGAAATAAAAGTTTTTTTCTGAGAAAAAAAATTTGCTTTAATCTTCTTAAAATTGGGGCTCCCTGATGAGGGCTTAAACCAATACCACATTTAACCCATTCAATATCTTTAGGAACTTTATAAAAAGATTCTGCTGATTTGTTGTCATATGTAATAAGAATAACTTTAAAACCGCTATCTGATAAAGATTTTGCTGTTCTTATTATTTGTCTTTCTAACCCACCTGCCATTTTATCTAGACTCATACAAACAAATGCGAGTATTTTTTTATTTTCCTTCATTTATTGATTTTTATTTCTTACGGTTACCAATTCTTTTAATTTGTAACTCTTCAAAATTCTTACGTAAAATTTTGTTTTATAATATCATAATATTAATATAGAGATTAGAATTTAAAAAGTTTAAAAAAAGATTACTAACTTATAAAATTAAATGCTTATTACAATAGGTATAACATGCTTTAATGCTGAAGATAAGATTGAGAAAGTTATAAAAAATGCAATCCAACAAACTTGGACAAAAAAAGAAATTATTATTATTGACGATTGTTCAACTGACGATTCAATTAAAGCTATAAATAAATTCAAGAGTCGAAATAATATACAAATATTTAAGAATAAAAGAAATAAGGGAATATCTTTTTGCAGAAATAAAATTGTTAATCAAGCAAAAGGAAGAATTATTTTTTTTATGGATGATGATGACATTTCTGATTTACAAAGAATAGATTTACAAATAAAGGAGATTATAAATTCAGGATATCCAAATGAAAAATATATAGCTTGTACAGCCTCAATGGAAAGAGAATATAGATCAGGACATAAAAGAACTTTAATTGCGATGGGTTCAAAAGGAAGATTACCTAAAGATGACGAGCTGGCAAATTTTTTACTATTTTATGAAAAGAAAAAAGGGGTTGATTATGGCTTCGGATTACCAACATGCTCTATGGCAATAACTAAAGAATGTTTTGAAAAAGTTGGTCTATTTGATGAGTCTTTGGAAAGAGTTGAAGATATGGATTTTTCTATAAGGTTATCATTAAATGGCATAATTTTCACATCAGTTAAAAATATTCTCATACATCAAGAGTCATCCTCTAGCAATAATAAAAACTACAAAAACTTTTTATCTGAGGTAAAGCTAATAAAAAAATATTCAACTTATTTAAAACAAAATAAACTATTATGGCATGCCTTGCAGTGGCCTTATCTTAGATACTATTACTTTAGTAAAAAATTTATCAGAGCATTTGTTGTAATCGTTTTACTTTTTATAGGAAATCCAAGAAGAACTTTCATACATATCTATAAGACTGGGAAATCAAGACTAATTCTAGATTTGAAAATTTTCTTTAAAAATTTTTCTAGATAAATTATGTTTAATTTAAAGCTTTTATAATAACAATTTTGTTTTTTGCATAGTCTTCATTAGAATGAATTAAATAATCTTAAGGAACATTGATTTTTGCATTCTCAAGATTAGAAACAGTAATATTAATAGCCGCAACTTCTTACTTTCTGACGCTTATATCATTACCAATACCAAAAAAAATTGGATTAAAATTAAAACTATTTGATAAACCTTCTTCTAGAAAACAACCTAAAAAAAACCTTGTTCGAATTGGAGGTATATCTCTAGTAGTAGGATTCGCGATTTCAACTTTTTTGATAAATTTAATAACAGATTTTTCTTTATTTTCAAACGATATTACTTTAAATATAGTAATCGCATCAATCATCATTTTTTTAATAGGATTATGCGATGATTTATACAATATTTCACCATTTATAAGATTAATCTTACAAGTTTTTATTTCAATTATTTTATGGAGTAAAGGTTTAAGAATTGAAAAAATTGATATAGTTTGGCTACAAATTTCAGAAATCTATTTTTCAAATTTATTTAGTGTAATCTTTACATCTATTTGGATTGTTGGAATAACAAATGCAATTAATTGGCTTGATGGCCTCGATGGGCTTGCATCCGGGATTGTTGGGTTTGCCTCTTTGGGTTTAAGTACAATTACTTTTCAAAATGGACAAATTATTGAGCCCATGTTAGGAGCTGCTGTTTTAGGATCCAGTTTTGGATTTTTAAGATACAATTTTTTCCCTGCTAAAATATTAATGGGCGACGGAGGTTCTAATTTTCTAGGGTTTTTATTAGCTACTATAAGTTTAAAAAGTATTTCTAGTAATGTAAATCCGATAGGTTTATTTGTTCCGTTACTCCTTCTTGGATTACCAATACTTGATATGGCATATGTGATTTACAGAAGATTAAGAAAAAGAAAGTCCCCTTTTATTGCAGATAGAGAACATATCCACCATAGATTAATGAATTCAGGATTAACCGAAATTGGTACAGTTTTAAATTTATATGGTATTTCACAATGGATAACTGTTTTAACTATTACTTTAGCTTCTCTAAATAATTCATTCTATTTAATATTCTTTATGTTTTCTTCAATACTATTATTCTTGAGTAGTTTCCTAACCAAGTTCATAAATTTTTAATATTTAACAATAGAAAAAATTATTAGCCTAAGTTAAGAACTTAAACTTTCTATTCATAGAAATCTAAATACCATTTTGAGAATTCTCTAATCCCCTTTTCAAAAGATACTTTTGGTTTATAACCTATCCATTTTTGAATTTT encodes:
- a CDS encoding glycosyltransferase family 2 protein; this encodes MLITIGITCFNAEDKIEKVIKNAIQQTWTKKEIIIIDDCSTDDSIKAINKFKSRNNIQIFKNKRNKGISFCRNKIVNQAKGRIIFFMDDDDISDLQRIDLQIKEIINSGYPNEKYIACTASMEREYRSGHKRTLIAMGSKGRLPKDDELANFLLFYEKKKGVDYGFGLPTCSMAITKECFEKVGLFDESLERVEDMDFSIRLSLNGIIFTSVKNILIHQESSSSNNKNYKNFLSEVKLIKKYSTYLKQNKLLWHALQWPYLRYYYFSKKFIRAFVVIVLLFIGNPRRTFIHIYKTGKSRLILDLKIFFKNFSR
- a CDS encoding MraY family glycosyltransferase, producing MIFAFSRLETVILIAATSYFLTLISLPIPKKIGLKLKLFDKPSSRKQPKKNLVRIGGISLVVGFAISTFLINLITDFSLFSNDITLNIVIASIIIFLIGLCDDLYNISPFIRLILQVFISIILWSKGLRIEKIDIVWLQISEIYFSNLFSVIFTSIWIVGITNAINWLDGLDGLASGIVGFASLGLSTITFQNGQIIEPMLGAAVLGSSFGFLRYNFFPAKILMGDGGSNFLGFLLATISLKSISSNVNPIGLFVPLLLLGLPILDMAYVIYRRLRKRKSPFIADREHIHHRLMNSGLTEIGTVLNLYGISQWITVLTITLASLNNSFYLIFFMFSSILLFLSSFLTKFINF